A window of the Vicinamibacteria bacterium genome harbors these coding sequences:
- a CDS encoding carboxypeptidase regulatory-like domain-containing protein produces the protein MLRLLLPGVLSFSSIAARPLTADTSSGGGHLEGRVVDPYGTPLAARTVTARSLATGIERQQPSDPWGRFVFQGLPPGAYEVTISGIRSWVFTFDSATTSLLATRTESAFEAFEPLPDVHAAPAVALKGTLGRATRRGDVANGSFVVPARAFDAEQSAPALLSSSATENRHSEFEPDPSRDHWQSGWPPGFREGLAPTDETHASPSPPNLPEVTVTPQGAFGTGGTVRLSIAFPKRTGPDAYPFAFPSLPDLPPPTGTATGEEVERPIDLIVKAGTPLRVALDERVTLRRVGQPVLGTLIEPVYSYDRVVLPAGTKVVGHVEKLESVRGATRLRAILRGDLTPLRQAILRFDTLVLSDCTEIPVATQVDAGLENVSLEVAAASQKAGKLAQARQEIAQRMEQMSASLKAPDKIERLKEMLANRLPYHFQYLHRGTVYAAELLGPLNFGTVTPTPRAAPGTLAPPESVLAARLETPLDSAKTPRGTPIRAVITQPLFSSDQRLILPEGAELQGEVTFAKGAGRFHHNGQLRFLFETVQLPGGVADKLLASLVTAELGQDQHLTIDEEGGTSVPNSKSRFISPAVSLLALRATLDHDRGDRDDVGDATAGVQQGNAGGRGVGGFMGLGFLGAGLGQISRPVAVALGILGLVRSGYSALLGKGREVVIPARTPIQLQLSPASTTP, from the coding sequence ATGTTGCGCCTCCTTCTGCCCGGCGTGCTCAGCTTTTCTTCGATCGCGGCCCGCCCTCTAACCGCCGACACCTCGTCGGGCGGCGGCCATCTCGAGGGCAGGGTAGTGGACCCCTACGGTACCCCGCTCGCCGCGCGCACCGTCACCGCCCGGAGCCTGGCAACGGGAATTGAGCGTCAACAGCCGAGTGACCCCTGGGGGCGGTTCGTCTTCCAGGGCCTTCCCCCCGGGGCCTACGAGGTCACGATTTCCGGGATTCGTTCCTGGGTCTTCACCTTTGACAGTGCCACCACGAGCCTCCTCGCCACCCGGACCGAGAGTGCGTTCGAGGCGTTCGAGCCGTTGCCCGACGTCCATGCTGCCCCCGCGGTCGCCCTGAAGGGGACCCTCGGCCGGGCGACCCGCCGGGGAGACGTCGCGAACGGCAGTTTCGTGGTCCCGGCCCGCGCCTTCGATGCCGAGCAAAGCGCCCCCGCGCTCCTCTCGTCCTCAGCGACCGAGAACCGCCATAGCGAGTTCGAGCCCGATCCCTCCCGGGACCACTGGCAGTCGGGATGGCCACCGGGCTTCCGGGAGGGCTTGGCCCCGACGGACGAGACCCATGCCAGCCCATCCCCACCAAACCTCCCAGAGGTGACTGTGACTCCCCAGGGAGCTTTCGGAACGGGCGGCACCGTTCGCCTGTCCATCGCCTTCCCGAAACGGACGGGACCAGACGCGTACCCCTTTGCCTTCCCCTCCCTTCCGGACCTCCCTCCCCCGACCGGGACGGCGACCGGCGAGGAGGTCGAGCGGCCCATCGACCTTATCGTCAAGGCGGGCACGCCCCTGCGAGTAGCGCTCGACGAGCGAGTGACTCTGCGGCGCGTCGGCCAACCGGTGCTGGGCACCCTGATCGAACCGGTCTACTCCTATGATCGCGTCGTGTTGCCGGCGGGAACGAAGGTGGTCGGACACGTGGAAAAGCTGGAGAGCGTCCGAGGGGCAACCCGACTGCGCGCGATCCTCCGAGGGGACCTGACCCCGCTTCGCCAAGCGATTTTGAGGTTCGACACCCTGGTCTTGAGCGACTGCACCGAGATTCCCGTCGCGACCCAGGTCGACGCGGGCCTCGAGAATGTCTCCCTTGAGGTCGCGGCGGCTTCCCAAAAAGCGGGAAAGCTCGCCCAGGCCCGGCAGGAGATCGCCCAGAGAATGGAGCAGATGTCGGCGTCCCTCAAGGCGCCCGACAAAATCGAGCGGCTCAAGGAGATGCTGGCCAACCGATTGCCCTACCATTTTCAGTATCTCCACCGAGGGACCGTCTACGCCGCGGAGTTGCTCGGTCCCCTCAACTTCGGCACCGTTACTCCAACTCCACGGGCCGCCCCCGGCACGCTTGCCCCCCCCGAGAGCGTCCTCGCGGCCCGCTTGGAAACCCCTCTCGACTCGGCCAAGACTCCCCGGGGAACGCCGATCCGGGCCGTTATTACCCAGCCCTTGTTTTCGTCGGATCAGCGTCTGATCCTTCCCGAAGGCGCCGAGCTCCAGGGCGAGGTAACCTTTGCCAAGGGAGCGGGGCGGTTCCACCACAACGGACAGTTGCGCTTCTTGTTTGAGACCGTGCAACTCCCCGGAGGGGTGGCCGACAAGCTCCTGGCCTCCCTGGTCACCGCGGAGCTCGGCCAGGACCAGCACCTCACCATCGACGAAGAGGGTGGCACCAGCGTTCCAAATTCGAAGTCACGGTTCATTTCGCCGGCGGTGTCCCTCCTTGCCCTGCGCGCCACGTTGGACCACGACCGCGGCGACCGCGATGATGTCGGTGACGCGACGGCGGGTGTGCAGCAGGGGAACGCGGGCGGCCGCGGCGTTGGAGGCTTCATGGGTTTGGGCTTCCTGGGCGCGGGGCTTGGGCAAATTTCCCGACCCGTGGCCGTGGCTCTCGGAATCCTTGGTCTGGTCCGGAGCGGCTATAGCGCCCTGCTCGGCAAGGGCAGGGAGGTCGTAATCCCCGCGCGCACGCCCATACAGCTGCAGTTGTCGCCCGCTTCCACAACCCCTTGA
- a CDS encoding VWA domain-containing protein yields MRVARSSRRRRPPAQGISAIVALCLLTGPPVGGQERPVFRTEAKLVVLHALVRNKRGELVTTLPQDAFTVYENGKPQTIALFHRDDVPVSLGLLIDDSGSMRRLRAKVEAAALACVRASNPRDEVFVLNFADKPHIDVPLTSDVGVLEAGLARLDSIGGTAMRDAIVAGADYLNEHSQRDRKVLLVITDGVDNASMASITDIRSRAERHEILIYAIGLLGEEETSKAAHARHDLDQVTAMSGGVAYYPAGPEALDEVALGIARQIRNQYTIGYTPPDQSLDGSYRSLRVVARGQERLFVLTRPGYRAIPPPTAKPGS; encoded by the coding sequence ATGCGAGTCGCGAGATCGTCGCGGCGACGCCGGCCCCCGGCCCAGGGCATTTCCGCGATCGTGGCCCTGTGCTTGCTGACCGGGCCTCCGGTCGGCGGACAGGAGCGACCGGTCTTCCGCACGGAGGCGAAGCTGGTCGTGCTTCACGCCCTCGTCCGGAACAAGCGGGGAGAGCTGGTGACGACCCTGCCGCAAGATGCATTCACCGTCTACGAGAACGGCAAGCCGCAGACGATAGCCCTCTTCCACCGGGACGACGTGCCCGTCTCCCTGGGGCTCTTGATTGACGACAGCGGCAGCATGCGCAGGTTGCGGGCCAAGGTGGAGGCGGCCGCGCTTGCGTGCGTGCGGGCCTCGAATCCTCGAGACGAGGTCTTCGTGCTCAACTTTGCCGATAAGCCGCACATCGATGTGCCCCTCACGAGCGATGTGGGCGTCCTGGAGGCCGGCCTCGCCCGGTTGGACTCCATCGGGGGCACGGCCATGCGCGATGCCATCGTGGCCGGGGCCGACTACCTCAACGAGCACAGCCAGCGGGACCGCAAGGTCCTCCTCGTCATCACGGATGGCGTCGACAACGCCAGCATGGCCTCGATCACTGACATTCGGTCGCGGGCCGAACGCCACGAGATCTTGATCTATGCCATAGGCTTGCTCGGTGAGGAAGAGACGTCGAAGGCGGCCCACGCTCGTCACGACCTGGATCAAGTGACGGCAATGAGCGGGGGTGTGGCCTACTATCCTGCGGGCCCCGAGGCTCTTGACGAAGTCGCTCTGGGGATAGCGCGTCAGATTCGCAATCAGTACACGATTGGGTACACGCCGCCCGACCAGAGCCTTGATGGTTCTTACCGGTCGTTGCGGGTGGTGGCAAGAGGACAGGAGCGGCTCTTCGTTCTCACCCGCCCGGGCTATCGCGCCATACCCCCGCCCACGGCCAAGCCGGGGTCTTGA
- a CDS encoding methyltransferase domain-containing protein: MKSEPPFYDGIAARYDETWGPRFEAAAEQLLSRLGGMEIKRALDIGTGTGAVPRALGRRATAPVSLVGCDQSLSMLARARRTAAGVQVVAADAVGLPFRDESFDLLTANFVLSHLRDYREALREAFRVLKATANLGVSNWAPATDPCSTAWRELLGGAVGVDMVERATRQVAPWESFFGEPDNVCAALREAGFTRVEAARIPFVWPSSVERYLADRELSAAGRQARQALGEAGWSDFLKSARRELGSRCGHNLSHSRGMIVATGVKP; this comes from the coding sequence GTGAAGAGCGAGCCGCCTTTCTACGACGGCATTGCCGCCCGCTACGACGAAACATGGGGACCCCGCTTCGAAGCCGCGGCCGAGCAACTGCTGTCGCGGCTCGGCGGAATGGAAATCAAGCGAGCGCTGGACATCGGCACCGGGACGGGCGCGGTGCCAAGAGCTCTCGGGCGACGGGCGACGGCACCCGTGAGCCTGGTCGGTTGCGACCAGTCCCTCTCCATGCTGGCGCGGGCCAGGCGGACGGCGGCCGGGGTCCAGGTCGTGGCCGCCGACGCGGTCGGGCTCCCGTTCCGGGACGAGTCCTTCGATCTCTTGACCGCGAACTTCGTGCTCTCTCATCTCCGGGACTATCGTGAGGCACTGCGCGAGGCTTTTCGTGTGCTCAAAGCGACGGCAAACCTGGGGGTGTCGAACTGGGCGCCCGCGACCGATCCCTGCAGCACGGCCTGGAGGGAGCTCCTGGGAGGGGCGGTCGGGGTGGACATGGTCGAAAGAGCCACTAGGCAAGTGGCTCCGTGGGAGTCCTTTTTCGGTGAGCCGGACAACGTTTGCGCGGCGTTGAGGGAGGCGGGGTTCACACGTGTGGAGGCCGCCCGCATTCCCTTCGTCTGGCCCTCTTCGGTGGAGCGTTACCTGGCCGACCGCGAGTTGAGCGCGGCGGGTCGGCAGGCGCGTCAGGCACTGGGGGAGGCCGGTTGGAGCGACTTCCTCAAGAGTGCGCGACGCGAACTCGGGTCGCGCTGCGGGCACAACCTCAGCCACAGCCGCGGGATGATTGTGGCAACCGGGGTCAAGCCGTGA
- a CDS encoding methyltransferase domain-containing protein produces MVDPLDAARLKAEQTYNAAADSFDADPLAFWSRYGRRTVERMGLPRGGRVLDVCCGTGASALPAARAIGPGGHVVAVDLADELLKRGRAKAQADGLGWVEFVRGDMTSLGFPDQHFDAVICVFGIFFVPEMERQVAELWRMTARGGQLAITTWGPRIFSPAYEVWREAVRRVRPDLHTAFNPWDRITTPEAVRQLLRNGGAQESEVVPEDGRQPLRAPEDFWTIALGSGLRWTIDQMGPQLGQRVKEEVLHHLAARRVDSVETNVIYALARRR; encoded by the coding sequence ATGGTCGATCCTCTAGACGCGGCCAGGCTCAAGGCGGAACAAACCTACAACGCCGCTGCAGACTCCTTTGACGCGGATCCCTTGGCGTTCTGGAGCCGGTACGGCCGCCGGACCGTCGAGAGAATGGGCCTGCCTCGCGGGGGGCGCGTCCTAGATGTGTGCTGTGGAACGGGCGCTTCTGCCTTGCCCGCCGCGCGGGCGATCGGCCCCGGGGGGCACGTCGTGGCCGTGGACTTGGCGGATGAGCTGTTGAAGCGGGGGCGGGCAAAGGCCCAGGCAGACGGCTTAGGCTGGGTGGAGTTCGTACGCGGCGACATGACAAGTCTGGGCTTCCCCGATCAGCACTTCGATGCCGTCATCTGCGTCTTTGGCATCTTCTTCGTTCCCGAGATGGAGAGGCAGGTGGCGGAGCTCTGGCGCATGACGGCCCGGGGCGGGCAGTTGGCCATCACCACTTGGGGACCCCGAATTTTCAGCCCTGCCTACGAGGTCTGGCGGGAGGCGGTCCGGCGGGTGCGGCCAGATCTGCATACCGCATTCAATCCCTGGGACCGGATCACTACCCCCGAAGCCGTTCGTCAGCTGCTGCGCAACGGAGGAGCGCAGGAGAGCGAGGTCGTTCCCGAGGACGGTCGGCAGCCTTTGCGGGCGCCGGAGGATTTTTGGACCATTGCCCTTGGCAGCGGGCTCCGCTGGACCATCGACCAAATGGGTCCGCAACTGGGGCAGAGGGTCAAGGAGGAGGTGCTCCATCATCTCGCGGCCCGAAGAGTGGACAGCGTGGAAACGAACGTAATCTACGCCCTGGCCAGAAGGAGATGA